The genomic DNA ACATTATCTATCAAATATATTTGTTGGACTTCAGTATTAATTCCTTTAAGACATTATCGATAAattgatttatatttattaacttCGCATAACCTAATTTATGCGTATCTTGACTTTTCTAACCCTAATtaatatgatatattaataatactagtgttgttattgttattgttattatatgTTTGTGACTTTGTGTATATGTAATACAAATGCATATTATTACACAACAGGGCCATGAGCTAAAACGGGGACGATATAAATTAATGGAATACTCAAATCCACTCTCTATGTTTGATTTGTAAAAGCTAAGATTATTATCGATGTTTGCAGCTGGGTTATGCTTCTACTTTCACATAAATGGAAAGTCTATTCAAGCCAACGACTATTCTTAAGTACAACTTGATAAAAGCGATAATGTAGCGTAGACAATATGGATAGTGGCCCCGCAATAACGAGTCATGAGACCCCCGGCAGACTCATTAGTTCAGAGTTGGTGGCGGTGGCGATAGCGTCAGAGAAGGTTTAGCGCGGATATTAGGGCTGGCTTTAGGTGGAGGTGGTGGCGATCTAGCAGTGGCCCTTATAGTTAAGTGTGCGAGACTGTGCGATCCTCTTAATGGATCGCTGCACAGGTATGAGGGACGGAAGTTTGCTTCGATTGCCGCGGCAGCATAGATGTTTCCGGGAGTAAAATTAATGAGCTGAAGCAGCAGCATAAGAAGAGTCATGAGGTGAGTAGCTACTGAAGCCATTTTGATGAATCAAAACAAACTGAAGCTCATCAGTATCTGCACTTTGAGTCTGAGTAGGCTTTGCTTTGCTAATTTGCTCTGATTTTATACACGCAGATGGTTGGAAAAGGGCGACTGTTAGACTCACAATGTCAATCTTATAATAActgaaatttaattaaaatagcTTCTTTTAGAAagtcaattattattattatcagtattattattattattgttcttgttattattattgttattattattgttattgttattattgttgttcTTATCGTTATCGTTATCGTCAGTCGTTGtcgtcatcatcattattattattgtatcGCCATAAGCAAAGTTGACGGAGTCAAAATTATTCCCATGAACCTAAGTTTCGTAACCCTACTTATGTTGATGTTCAGTCTGCAGACCCAACTACCCATTAATGTAGTTTATTGAAGAGCtgacacttttttttaaaaaaaaaatttcttaaactAAAAACTTACCTTTAGCCAATAAGAGATTAGTTCAGATGGTAAGTTCtctatgtaaaatttttaagttttttttttttttacaagacTTCCATAGTTGACCTACTTAGGCTAACCCCCTGAGGAATTTACCGTTCAGAAAATAGAGTTTACGATAGTAAATATAGTAGTGAGAGCATTAGAAAAGCTCATTTGTTGGCTGAATAAAACTAGAGGGAAATTGCACCAATATGATTCCATGAAGAGTTGTTAACATAGCCCTTTCATGTCCTTTTCAGCTTCCATATTTCCAATTTCATAtgagaaaacaaagaaatagaCCCTATACCATACACGCGCACACAACCATATATAAATGTGcccaaaattattattttttgcttaaaagaaaaggattttAACACTTAACTATCCAaccagaaaaataataatcttgaTTTATAGGGAAAAGGGACTCCATAGGCCCATATGTAGGCCCATGTTCAAGCCCATTCGTAGGCCCAGGCCCTACCACACTATACCCCTTCCAACGTCTCACTCGACTTCAAAGTTCAAAATGCAGAACACTTGGGAGCCAAACTTATCTAAAAGCCACTTCCATGTTTCTACTCCGACTGCGAgccatatattatattgtgtACTCTCTTCGATCATATTTGATACGGGGAATGAAAAGCGACTACGATGGTTATCCCCGCATGAAAACCGACCACATTCTATAATTCATCGCCTTTCCATTGCCTGTAATTAAAAGCAAGAAAATATGTACATTCATCAAAATCATTGAACTTTAGCCTTTTTATTTGCTCATCACAGAAAAGGATATACATAGCCTATCATTATTGTCCGATCATATAGAAGACAAaatttgcttcttttctttgtgGAAAAACGAAGCCGGACCACTAAGCTAAAgtgggttttcttttctttttctttcttaccatttaacttaattaattacgATCTTTACAAAGATTTCTTTTTGGTTTGCAATGCTTGATATTCAAAAACTCCACGAATTAAGACTAATTCATATTTGAGCTAAGTCGGACCGCAAGGGTAAAGCTTTCTTGATCGTAACCGtgattgtttttttatttcacaagactcgaacatAGACTTTATTTAAAGGGATGAATAGGCACCAAACTATTTAAATGAATCCACCTTGGTATCTTTACAAAGATAATTGTCTGCTGAATAATCGACGGTGTTGGGGAAAAAAGATCTCCCCAAAGGTCAATTAATCAATTTGTCGTGCTGATGTCAATCATCACCGACTAATTGCAACAAAATCGGCTTCAATAATTCATCAAAGAAAAGCCGCTTTTCTCTGTTAATATTATACACACAAAACACAAATGGGTTACTTCGTGGGGGTTTGTTGGGGATGGAAGGGTTGTGTGCGTGAGATAGTGCGTCAAATATGTCAGCAACCTAAAAGAAAGCTTAtaattttacaattatatatatatatcacctTCAGATGATCAAACCAACATTTCACATCAGATAGATCGAAAGTGTGTGAATTTCTCCGACCCGAGGATTCCGCTCTTTCGAGCCAGGAGATCTTTGCTGGTCGCATCTTGTGTTGGGTCACTATCTGCTATacataaccaaaaaaaattatccgaTCATATCCCACAGATTCGCAAATTACATGATATCGATACTCTTAATACTGCCTTATTTGATCTGAAGATAGTAACTACGCCATCCGGTTGCACTGCTCcggataaatatatatttgggcGAATGATATGTACGCTATCCATTTGGAACTTAGAAGAGGGCCCGTCCATATTAAAAATGTGTTCGCATGCATTATATTGCATATTGCATTCTTAGGTAAAGCATATATAAAGCAATTACTAATCCGAAAGGAATTAAGGAAATGGCTGTGGAGGGCAAGGGGGAGGCTGGGGACCTCGTACCAATGCTAATGGTTGTTACTGTTGGTGGAAGCGGCTGTTCTACATGCCCTCCGACGTGGTTTATGTCTGGGGTGATGTGTGATTAGGAATGCCACATTTTTGCCTAAGTGAAGAATCTTTCTTGCTGGGTCCTTTTGGATTCAGTTGCTCCAATCATCAATTCATTTTCCTTCGATCCTTACATTTTGGATAAACACCGAGCCTGTGACACTGTTACATTACATCAGCATTGTCCTCGTTAGCCGTGGCCATTAAGCTCAAACATGAAAACTGATatcaaaatgaagaaaaaacgTGAAACATACTACAAACCGTCCATTTCATATCAAAATAGATGGAACTGATATGACATATCAGTCATTCCAGTTGAACATGGACTAATTGTGGTCGAAGATGAGCCTCTTGTCCTTGCTTTCCCTCCTCAGCTCCAATAGCGCAGTAACTAGACATGAGCAAACAGACCGACGTAATTTATTGTGAATATATGAAGTAGACGATAGCTCATCACATATATCAGCAACATATATAAGTTAGGGTCTGGCTTAGCTCGTGCCAATCCCGACATGCTTGTAAACTGAACCTGCTAATAATCCAGCGAGAGAACTATCATTATGTAGTTAAGAGAATCCATTACCATGCTGATCACTTCCATTCATGCGTACTAAATGTGATAGTCTTCTGTCTCGTGCTTTGCCTGTATGGGATCTATCATGGCCAACTTGCAGCCGAGCTAGTCCTTTCCCCGCCCCCAAGAGAACAGCAATCCTTCCTCCATGATTCTGCTTTCAGAATCCCTAAAAGAATTATCTTGATTAGTAATAAGTCCGTCCTCTGAGATCCACGCCGAAGTAGATTGCCCTTCAGCGAAGACTGGATCATAACAAGAATTCATATTCAAACAATATGGAATGGACAGATATCTCTCTACCTTCATGTAGCAGCAGAGGTTTTGTATACTCAATGTACGAATGTTGTATGCCTTTCAATCTGAACCAAATGGGAACAAAACAAGGACAGATGCATTTTCCATCCATTTCCCTTGGCCATCCCAAATCATCGCGATATAACCCATCCCTTTCTAACTTTATGCCACCGAGTTTTACCCTATCCCACCATTGTTACACAGCTCTCCAGTTGCTTGCCACTATCTACACTAGTTGAAACAATATGGGGAACCCAACCACCCCAACAGCCTACCCATTTTCTGCCTTGTCCCATCATATTCTTATTTACACGTGTGAAAAGAAACGCGCTATTTGGATATAGCTAGCCAACTAGCACAAGCTCGGGGCCTATAAATACGTGGCCTAGTTACCACCTTTCTCACTTAGGAGACACACCAAACAACAAATAATTCAAAAGTATTGAGATCTTCCTCtatttcccttctcttttcTGTCCAAACCTTGATTGAGCTAGAAAGCTACACGGAGATGGGCAGAAGCAGATGTTTAAGCAGTTTCCTGCAGAGGTCTAAGCCTTACATAGCTATGGTGTCGCTACAGTTTGGATATGCAGGGATGAACATCATTACCAAGGTTTCCCTCAACCAAGGGATAAGCCATTACGTGCTCGTGGTCTACCGGCACGCCTTTGCAACTGCTGTTATAGCTCCATTTGCCCTTTTTCTTGAAAGGTACCTTTAAAAGCTTTTATTATTGCATCTTCTTTATTGCATGGTCTGCAGACTGACTGAAAACTTCTGTTTTGGCTTTCAGGAAAGTGAGGCCGAAGATGACGTTTCTCGTGTTCATGCAGATCTTTGTTCTAGGTCTTCTAGGGTATGCATCTCATATATTTCTCTCCCAAAGATGCACAAAACATCATTGAACAATCTCATGATCTCTTTCTTGATCTTTTCCACAGTCCAGTAATTGATCAGAACTTATACTACGCCGGGTTGAAGTTCACTTCACCAACCTTCTCCTGTGCCATGAGTAACATGCTCCCGGCTATGACATTTGTCATGGCAGTCCTTTGCAGGTACATATATAAACATTATAGTCCGTCCACAAACCCAATGGTTGTCATCAACCTACTATATGCATTCCCTTCCCATGTGATAAACCTCTCAAATCACTTCTTTTCTTCCCGCACTTTAAGTGCATAGACGTAGCTTATTTACAAGTAAATACTGCTTCACAATTAGGATGGAGAAATTGGACATGAAGAAAGTCAGGTGTCAAGCAAAGGTGGTGGGAACTGTAGTGACAGTGGGAGGAGCTATGCTGATGACACTGTACAAGGGCAACGTGATAAATTTCATGCGGTCGGGACATGTCCATGCTCGCAACGATTCCAATGTCTCTGCTGTTGCCTCGGACAAGGACTGGGTTATGGGCTCCATCCTCCTCATAATCGCCACCATTGCATGGGCTTCTTTCTTCATCCTTCAGGTAACTTAAGTGGATTTCGTGGTTCTATATATGGACTAATGAATTTCTAATTTCTGTTACCTTTTATATGTATGTTAGataataatacaattaaatattttcaggCGGTAACATTAAAGAGGTACTCGGCTCAGTTGTCACTGACGGCTATGGTGGTCTTCTTGGGCACTCTACAGTCCATAGTCGTCACATTTGTTATGGAACACAAAGCATCTGTCTGGTCCATAGGCTGGGACATCAATCTTCTTTCTGCCGCCTATGCGGTGAGATTCTCTCACTTATCAACGATCTAATGTCTTCAAAATCTAGACCGAAAACTGATATCTGTCTGGGATCTTTTCATGCAGGGAATAGTGTCCTCAAGCATAGCATACTATGTCCAGGGGCTCGTAATGCAGAAAAGGGGCCCAGTCTTCGTAACTGCTTTTAGCCCTCTGATGATGATCGTAGTTGCAATCATGGGTTCTTTCATCCTAGCTGAGAAGATTTATGTTGGAGGGTATGATTTTCCCGGTCTTGCTCAACATTCACCTAAGCAAACTAAGTTGGTGTAGTTTCTTATTGTTATGGTTGTTAATATGTTTGTTTCCTTTTACAGTGTACTTGGTGCTGTCTTAATAGTCATGGGACTGTACTCTGTCCTGTGGGGAAAATACAAGGAATACAAAGAGAAGGAAGCGGAGGAGATTATTCCTGAGGCAATCAAGGGAACTGAAGAAAATAACAATACAGATATCGAGATGCAAAAAGAACAAATTACTCCTTCATCAACAGTGACGGTAGCTGTTGCTGTTCCGGTTCAACAGCTTCGAGTGATAGCCGTGGAAGCACCGAAACCAAACTGATTTGGATAAAGTTTGCatccaaataaggaaactaaACATGACGAGAAGGAGAGTGATAGCAAAAGGAAAGAACATGGCGATAAAAGGAGGGAAACAGGAACTTAGATTTCGTATTTTCATTATACTTTTTCGATGAGAGGAGATTTTTGTGATTTAGTTTCTCGGTGTTCTTTTCATTTCACTTTTACATTTGATTTAACTCATTCTATCCGTGCCTTCCCAAGGTATACTGCTGGTATCGTTATGTAATACACCGTTGTGATCTGGAAGATCTGAAAGCAGTGCAATCGAAATTTCCATTCTCTCTTTCTTAAGGTTTCTATTTTCTGTTCCAGTTAATGTACAAATTCTTGGAGTTTCATTCCTGCAGGACAGTGACATGCCGGAACTTCTATTATCTGATTCAGACGTCCCCAAGAGTCAGACAACTTCCTGTCAACTTGCTTTTAGTTTCCATTGTCATTTTGTGTTGATATGGACAGGGGAGTTTAGATTTTCATAAAAGTTTCGAGCTTCGCATGTGCCTAGAAGCTCTACTCAAGGTCTATCTAGTGAGTTAGAGTATCAACTGCTCTGGATCAAAATTTGGACTGAACATACGCCACCTGCAAGATTAGACAAGTTACCCGATTGTGGGACAGATAATCAAGAGGGGCTACTATCCCCTCTTTTCTAGTGGGGAACCAGCAGAGGCTCCACATATTTCGTGGAACGTGATTGGTCTCATCCATTAGACTTAGACCATGTAATAATCTCTCCACTTCTTCGCAGAACTTTGGTCGTTGGGTTTGTTCAAATTGGAGGGGAAGAGATGCAATAACCTCTGTGATGTCAATGGAATATACCTTTCTTAATCACTTTCTCCTTATTAAATAATCACAGTGCTTAAGTTTATGCCAAAACAAAGCCATATATCTTTAACTTTCTGCTTCCTTCTATTTAGAGGACAAAGAGCACTAATCAGCTCTCCAAAGGGCAACAGGGGGCTGGCAATATTATTCAACCACCATAGAATTGATAATTACACACTCGAAGCCTGAAAGGCAATATCTTATATATAGGATCCACTTTGATGGAGTAATAGTCACCCACAGATCGAACTAAATCCAAAGTGGGTATTCGACAAATACAGATTTTCTAGTATTCTTTTAGTGAGTGCAGCTTGGATGCCACTAGCAATATAATTAGCTTTCTTAACGAGATCACTAGCAAGAAGTGGCATGATTAATAATGCAACTTCGATTCCCCACATAACTTTCTACTAATCCATATCTTCCTTCTTGTCTGTTTTTAGCACTCTTTAAAGTTAGAGATTTTTTCTCTTCGGcgaatatattatatatacttagTGTAAGGCCAGGATTTCGTTGATTATCTGCTGTGTCACTTCAAGAATTATTGCCAAACTGTTGGTCCAGTCTCTGGCTCTCTCTGCTCTATCAAAAAATGGCTTCTACTCTCTTCAACAATCGCATGGACAATTTGTAGTTTATTTAGGCTGCACCATACACTAGTTGTTCATCTTTAGTAACTTCTCAAAAGTCATGAAATAAAACAGTTGGATATTACGTCGAAAAAGAATCAGGTTAACATTAAGACCTGATGTTAGAAAATAAACACAAACCGATTAACTGTCACCATATACCAATAATTCACCAAACTAGATAAATTGACGGGAAGACTTCTGGATACCCTCATGAATGACTCCCTACTAAACAACTAGTCTTGTACCTGAGATTAGTTGTGGACGCTTGGGCCATTCTCGATACTGCAATTAGAGGAGGCCAATTAGTCCCATTTTCCCTTTCATCTTCGAACAGGACGGCTATTCCCGTTTTAGCAGACGAATTTGGTTTCTGACTCATCCACTGAGAAggcaagaaaatgaaagatgACTCAGAAAGTGAAAGGGCTATTCAAGTACCCAAATGATCTGAATGATAAAAGTAAATGCCGGTCAACGTTGGATTCATTCATGTAGCAAAGGCTCAAAGAGGTCCTTCTAGTACTAAAGGTCCTTTTCCATTTTGGGTCATATGTACTAATGGATTTTCTGAATAGTATGTAAAAGCCTTTTATTTTACTGGACCTTGAAATAGGTCACAGCAGAATATGAGAAATTTCGATGTCTAAGACTAGTGATCAGCGCAGTATATATGTGGATATTACTTGAGTTTCTTGTAAACTGCATGGCAGATGTTCAATCTAACCCTTAAGTGATCACTTCTCAACTGCATTGAAGGAAAACAATATAAAATAACAGTTTGGTTGCtcaaagaaaaggaaggaaagCAAAGGACCCCAACCGGGCCAACCCCATTATAGAAAACCCACGATCAAGTGGATGAAAAGGCTGTAGAAGAATTATTTCATCACGACAAATCGGAAAAAggaaatgataataaaaataataacaatggAAGCACGTCATTTCGATGAGATACAGCAGAGCAGTACTTTGTTGAATTACTTGAAACGAGAGAACATCTGATAGTGTGGGGTGAAAAGAAGGGCAAGCGAGACTAGCTAGTGGTGTATCGATGAGAAAACTTTACGCACAGACTTGATAGTGGAAGACATCTGGGTCTCATCGTGTATAAGAAAGATGCATGCAGGCCAAGAGAACTTCTAAGCAATATCAAGCCTCTTCTTCTTTAGGTTTTGGGATGAAAGTTCTTGTCTTCCACGTGCATTATTCAAAGCGGAGGAAAGGGTCTCACCAGGCCGCTGTTAGTGATCGTGCTGGGATAAGAATGGTAATGCTGCAGAGTCCGATAACAGCACCGGAACAAGAGTTCCACAGAATCATATAATGAGGATCTATAGACTCTACGAAGGGCCATATTTCCCACCTAGTCGCATACCAACTCATAGGAGCTCAAGTCCAGGCATAAAGCAATAAAGATTACTCTTTCATGATCAACATCCTTTCACTTGTCGAAAAAGAAATCGACAGTTGATGCTTGCTTAATCACATACCAAGTGACTAGCCCATTCTTGTTTCAAGAAGACATTAAGAAAAGCAATCATACAGTACTTCTTGTGTGGCATCCAAGGTTGTGACAAATCATTCACGCGCACTGCTCAAaagacccaaaaaaatatatatcatagtaTTATCAATTCTCAAGGTATCAGCACACAAGTATGCTTTAAACCAGATGAACACTCCAATGAAAACATTGTCTTCACATTCTCAAAACATAATGGCCGTTTCGGTTTGTCATTTGCCACCAAGTCAGCATTTTCACCTGCGGATATCATAAACTACAGAGAACAACAAAAGCCTGAATGGAAAGCTACCCAGTAAGCCTATCAAAGCTTAGAAGTCGAAATCATACCGAAAGCCAGCAAAAGGTGGGATCTTTTCCAATTTAGAATTGGTCCATTGGTTGAGGTTGTCAGCATTTGTTCCACTCCATGGTGCAAGAACAGAAGATCATCCTTTTACCAATATTTTGGCACATAAACGGCTCAATGGACGGCCCATCTTGAAGGCCCAATATGAGTGGAGGTGGCCCACTGGCCCATTAGGAGCCCAACCCAAGACTGACAACAGAAAAATCTCAACTGAAAGCATCAAAAGGAGGGAAACCAACGACAGCTTATCTTCAACTGAAAATCTCTCTCACCACTCCCACtctcccactctctctctctctctctctctgtgtctgtTGAAGGCGTCAATGGCAGTGTCCAGCTTAAAGTCCAAAGCTCAAGTAGAAAATTATGGTTTTTGCGAGCGGACAATCGGCACAGATGGCCTGAGGAAACAGATTCTTCGGAAAGGGAATTCCTGGCAGACTCCTTTTCATGGGGACGAGGTTGAAGGTACTTAAAACATGGACACTTTTCGATGGCCTCTGGCTGTTTCCGGGTCATTTCACTCCGTATAAATACCGATGGTTTGTCTGAGTCGATTCGGGGATGGTCGTCATAGT from Punica granatum isolate Tunisia-2019 chromosome 2, ASM765513v2, whole genome shotgun sequence includes the following:
- the LOC116195583 gene encoding WAT1-related protein At5g07050-like gives rise to the protein MGRSRCLSSFLQRSKPYIAMVSLQFGYAGMNIITKVSLNQGISHYVLVVYRHAFATAVIAPFALFLERKVRPKMTFLVFMQIFVLGLLGPVIDQNLYYAGLKFTSPTFSCAMSNMLPAMTFVMAVLCRMEKLDMKKVRCQAKVVGTVVTVGGAMLMTLYKGNVINFMRSGHVHARNDSNVSAVASDKDWVMGSILLIIATIAWASFFILQAVTLKRYSAQLSLTAMVVFLGTLQSIVVTFVMEHKASVWSIGWDINLLSAAYAGIVSSSIAYYVQGLVMQKRGPVFVTAFSPLMMIVVAIMGSFILAEKIYVGGVLGAVLIVMGLYSVLWGKYKEYKEKEAEEIIPEAIKGTEENNNTDIEMQKEQITPSSTVTVAVAVPVQQLRVIAVEAPKPN